The Haladaptatus paucihalophilus DX253 nucleotide sequence GTCCTGAACTCCCTCCACGGCGGAAACGACGAGGAGATGGTCGAACAGGGACGGGAGGCGCTCTCGGTATTCGAGGACCGCCTCGGCGAGACGTTCGACGTCGAGACGGAGCAGAACACGAACGCGAGCGACCCCGCCCACGACCTGCTCACCGCCGCAGACGAGACCGACGCCGACGAAATCGCGCTCGGCCTGACCCAGAAACGGAGCCCCGCTCAGAAGGTGTTGTTCGGTAGCAACACCCAATCCGTTCTCATGCAGACCCGGCATCCGGTCGTCGGCGTCCCGCTTCGAAAGTCCAGATAAATATCGACGACCGTTTTCATCGACTGGGAACGGCCCAGTCGGTTAAGACACGTCCGTCCCAAGTGGGATTACGAGCCGCATTGCACCGTAAAATCACGACCGACAGTTACCGATATTTGGTAGAGACACGACCACAATGAATCTCCTCGGAGAAGCCGCGGCCGGTGTCGGACTCGGACTCACACTGGTCGCCGCCGCGCTCTTGCTCGCTCGTTCGATAAACATCAAAGAAGCAATCAAACCCAAGCAGACGCCGAAGACCGACGGCGGCTACGTCAGCGGATTTCCGGCCGGGTACGGAAAACCGACCGGTCTCGTCCGGTGGCTGACGACCGTCGACCACAAGGATATCGGCCTGCTCTATCTGCTGTTCGGAAGCGTCGCGTTCTTCTGGGGTGGCATGGACGCGATGATGATTCGGACGGAGCTGTTCACGCCGGAAGTGGACGTGTGGAACGCCACGACCTACAACGGCCTGTTCACCATGCACGGCCTGACGATGCTGTTTTTCTTCGCCACGCCCATCCTATTCGGATTTGCGAACTACTTCCTTCCCCTCCTCATCGGCGCGGACGACATGGCGTTCCCGCGCATCAACGCCATCGCCTTCTGGCTCCTCCCGGCGGCGTTCCTGCTGGTCCGATTCGGCCTCATCTCCGACATCTTCGGGAACGTCATTCAACCCGTACTCGGAAACGCGGCCGCAGAGCCGTTCTTCAGGCTCGAACCGCCGACGACGGGGTGGACGATGTACACGCCGCTTTCGAGCCAACAGACGAATCCGATGATCAACGTGATGCTCCTCGGTCTCCACCTCTCCGGCCTCAGCACCACGATGGGAGCCATCAACATCATCGCGACGACGTTCACGCAGAAGGAGGTGGAGTGGGCCGAACTCGACATCTTCTCGTGGACGCTCCTCACGATGAGCGGCCTCATCCTGTTCGCGTTCCCGCTGCTCGGCAGCGCCATCATCATGCTGCTGTTCGACCGCGTGTTCAGCACGACGTTCTTCGCGTTGAGCGGTGGCGGGCCGCTCCTCTGGCAGAACCTCTTCTGGTTCTTCGGGCACCCGGAGGTGTACATCCTCGTCCTCCCGCCGATGGGGTTGATAAGCCTCATCCTGCCGCGCTTCGCGGGCCGGAAGCTGTTCGGGTTCAAGTTCGTCGTCTACTCGACGCTCGCTATCGGCGTTCTCTCGTTCGGCGTTTGGGCGCATCACATGTTCACGACCGGGATGGACCCGCGCCTCAGGGCGAGCTTTATGGCGGTGTCGCTGGCCATCGCGGTGCCCAGCGCCGTCAAGGTCTTCAACTGGATTTCCACGATGTGGAATGGGAACATCCGCCTGACGGCACCGATGCTGTTCTGCATCGGGTCAATAGCGACGTTCATCATCGGGGGCGTGACGGGCGTCTTCCTCGCCTCGATTCCCATCGACCTCATGCTCCACGACACCTACTACGTCGTCGGCCACTTCCATCTCATCATCATGGGGCTGATTCCGTTCGCCATGTTCGCGGCGGTCTACTACTGGTTCCCCATCTTCACCGGTCGAATGTACAATCAGTTCCTCGCAAAGGTCCATTTCTGGATCACGTTCGTCGGCGTCATGCTGACGTTCAACACCATCATCGTCCTCGGCATGATGGGGCTACCGCGTCGTTACGCGAGTTACCCGCCGCAGTTCGCGTTCCTCCAGCAAGTCGCCACCGTCGGCGCGTTCATCATCGCGCTCGGCACGCTGGTCTGGGTGTGGAACATGCTCCAGTCCTACCGGAACGGACCCATCGTCACCGACGCGGACGTGTGGAACCTGAAGGAGTACGGCTTCTTCTCCCGCGAGTGGCAGTGGTTCGAGGAACGGTTGGAGTAGTCAAATCACGACTTTTGCTTATCGCGTGAATCTGCCGTAGAAGACCCCCAACGAGTAGCCGTAGGCGAGGTGTGCGAGCAGGCTGAAGACGATGTAGAGGAAGAAAAACGCGCCCTCCAGTTGGAGTCCCGCCGACCCCAGGCCGAGGAACGCCACCCACAGCAGGAGCGCGAACAAGATGCCGCGAACGCCGATGTCGTCGCCGCCCGGAATCGCTTTGAATCGGTCCTCTATCGCCGCGAACAGCAGGGGCCAAACGACGACACCGGCGACGACGAAGACGGCGAACCCGAGGTAGGGTTCGCCGTCCATTCCGACGAACTTCGCTATCGCGGCCGGAACGCCCAGATTGAAGTCGGTTTCCGCCTCCGAAACGAGAAAGATGAACAGCATGACAGCGGTACTCACGACTCCCGCCTTGAACGTCTGAATCCCCTCTACGACGGCGGGCGGCAGACCGGAATCGTCGTCGAATCCGGCGACTTCCTGTGACATACTAGCAGGCATGAGCGGAAGCGGTTTATAGGTATTCCCTCATCGGCCGCTGAATGGAACCGTTTTCGCGGACGGGCCACGTCCCTGAAACAACGGCCCCGCATCGTTCGCCAAAAGACGTTACCTCCTTCGAATCCACAGCTAGCGACGTGACACTCGAAAACGAAAGCGACACGTTCGACATCGGCGGCGAACTGACGGTCAACCGACTCGGCTACGGCGCGATGCGTCTCACCGGCGAGGACATCATCGGACGTCCCGACGACGAGGAGGAAGCGCGCCGCGTCCTGCACGAGGTCGTCTCGACCGGGACCAATTTCATCGACACCGCGGACTCCTACGGCCCGGCCGTGAGCGAGCGGCTCATCGGAGAGGCGCTCCACCCCTACCCGTCCGACCTCGTGGTCGCAACGAAGGGCGGCCTCTGGCGCGACGACCGCGACGGTTCGTGGCCGAAGTGCGGCGAACCGGGATACATCAGAAACGCCATTCTCGGCAGCCTCGACCGGCTCAAGGTAGACACTATCGACCTCTATCAGTACCACCGACCCGACCCCGACGTCCCCTTCGAAGACGCCGTGAACACGTTCGCGGAACTGAAAGACGAGGGGAAGGTCCGACACGTCGGCCTGAGCAACGTCTCCGTCGAGCAGTTGGAGGAAGCGCGCGACATCGTGGATATCGCCACGGTGCAGAACCGGTACAACGTCGGCAACCGCGAACACGAGGACGTGCTCGAAGCCTGTGAGGAGTACGACATCGGCTTCATCCCGTGGTTCCCGCTCGGGGCGGGCGACCTCGGCGACAAAGCCGACGTGCTCGACGATATCGCGGCGGACCACGGCGCCTCGGACCGACAGATAGCGCTTGCGTGGCTCCTCCATCACTCGCCGGTCACGCTGCCGATTCCGGGCACGTCGAGCGTGGACCACCTCCACGAGAACGTCGCGGCGTCGCACATCGACCTCACGGACGACGAGATGGCGCACCTCGATTGAAAACGGGGACTACCGCGTCGAAAGACCCCGAACGTTTTGTTGGAGCCGAATCGTCGCGGTGAGCAGGAACGCGCCGATCATCACGACGAAGACGCTCTCGACGCTACTGACGAGCAGCGATTCGACGCCCACGACGACGCCGAGGTCGGCGAGTCCGAGCAGGCCGGAGCAGACGAGAACCGGAAGCAGGTGACGACGGAGCGTGTCGATGGACGTTCCGCGTGCGAGCGACTCCAACCGCTCGGCGAAGACGAGGCCGTAGACCGCAAACGAGAGGCTTCCGAGACCTTTGACGAGAGAGACGACCGAACCGTGACCGAGGAGCAGGACGACGACGAGTTCGAGAAGGATGATACCGACGAAACCGACCTCGATTCGGCGCAGTTGCGAGAGCGGAATCCGTCGTTCGTCCGACGGCGGGGCCAACGTGCTGTTGTAGTACAGTTCGCGCATCGCAAACGCGAGAAAGACGGTGCAGAACAGTAACGCCGCGTGACCGAGCGCGAGGAGCCATCGACCGGGAGAGAGCACCCCGACCATCCCGAGCGCGCCGTACAGTACCCCGGCGACGCCGATGGAGACCAGATACCGCCAGAACGGTCGCTGAGATTCCAAGCGGTTCAACCGGAGATTTCGGAACGCGTAGAAACCGAAGATAGCGGCCGAGACGGAAAGAAGCCCCGAACCGATGAACCGCACGACGCTCCCGCTGGCGTCAGCGCCGACCTGGGCGAGTGAGATGACCATCTGCGTGCCTCGATATGAGCGCGCGATTATTTAATATATTCGACCCATCAGTTCTGGAGAAGTAGCGTCGATGACGTGTTCGAGCGCGACTCGAACGTCGTCGACCGTCTCGTAGCGGTTCGGTTTCCGTTTCGCCAGCGCGCGTTCGAGGAGACCGTCCAGTTCCGTCGGAAGGTCGGGATTCACGTCGGTCGGCGTCGGCGGGTCGTCCGCGGTGACCCGTTTCACGACGAGATGGGGGTCGCCCGCGACGGGCGCATCGCCGGTGAAAAGGGCGTACAAAACCGCCCCGAGACCGTACACGTCGGTCGAGTGGTCGATACCGCCGAACGACTCGGGGTCGAGGTGCTCCGGTGTCGCGTAGGTCGGCGGGACGGGCGACAGGTCGAACTCGGTCATCACGTCGGCGAGTCCCCAGTCCCCGACTTTCGGGACGGGCCACGTCGAACCGAACGTCCTCGTGAACCGAATCGAAGGTGGACAGAGGCCGCCGTGAACGACGCCGACCGCGTGAGCGTGTGAAACCGTCCTGACGATGCTGTGAGCGAACCAAAGCGAGGCGTCCAGTCCGGCGTCGAAGTGGTCGGCGAGCGTGCCGCCGCCCGTGAACTCCGTCGCGACCCACGGCGGTTCGTCGCCGAGTGCCCGGACCGTCAGCACGTGGTCGTGGTCGTCGATGGCCTCCCAGCGGTCTATCGCGTCGAAGAACGACTCGACCAGCGGTTCCTCCCTGCGGTCCGAGCGCAGCGTGAACAGGGTCGTCATGGCGTGTTGCTCGCGGGGGGTCGCGGCGCGCGCGTGATGCGCGGTGACGAGCGGGGAGCGACCGACCGACCGCAGTTTCTCGAAGTCCTCGTACTCGACAGGGAGCGAACGCGGCGATTCGATGTCGTCGGGGGACGGCGGCCCGGACCCGGAACCGACGGTTCGCTGGGACGTCTGATGAGGCGTCGGGTCCTCGTCGATCGCCGAGGCGGGGTCGATGCGGAGTTTCCCGGATTCCGTGTCGGCCGTCCCGAACTGGACGACGTTGGCACCGGGCGGGAACAGCGCCGCCACGTCCGGGTCGGCCACGCTGATGACGACCGGGTCGCCGTCCAACGTCGCCCCCGAGAGCGCGTTGGAGATGTGCTGTAGCGCCTCGGTCGCGTACCGACGGATAGTCCCGTTCCCCTCGTCCCGGAGTTCGAGCAGGGAATCGAACACCGGTTCCGCGGTCCGCGGATACTCCTCGACGACGCCCGCAACGGCGACGACGGCGTTTTCGCGCACCAGCGGGTCACCGTCTTCGACCAAATCGGAGACGTGCTCCATGGTCGGTTTGACGCTTCTCGGGTCCGCTTGTGCGACCTCCGCGAGCGCCCACGTCGCACCGCGTCGTACCCACTGGTCGTCGTCGGTGATGGCCTGCGTGAGGTCGGGAACGGGAACGCGTTCGGGGTCGTTGGCCGCGACCTCCGCGAGGGTCCACGCGGCGCTCGCGCGTCGTTTCGCATCGTCGGCACCGAGCGAAACGATGAGGTCGGAAACGTCCCGTGCCGAATGCACGGGCGCACGCTCACGCTCCTGCCGTACCCGCACTTCGCGCTCGTCGGAGTCGAACCGTGCCATGAGTGTCCTCTAGTTTACCTATCGAAGTTCAAACATAGTATAAGCGTTGGGTGCGCCTCGGATTCTATCGGAAGGAGTAGTGGGGACGGAAGTTGGAACCAAGACCCGTTCCGGCGCGCGTGCCGCGCGATTCGAGGGAATCCTTATGCGCCCTGGAGTAGATGGTAACACGACACATGAAGAAACTCATCAACGAACCGTCGGCGGTCGTGGACGAGATGCTGGACGGGATGGTCGCGGCACATCCCGACGAAGTGCGGCGGCTCGAGGACTCGAACGTGCTCGTTCGACGCGACGCGCCGGTCGAGGGGAAAGTCGCGGTCGTGAGCGGCGGCGGGAGCGGCCACGAACCGACGCACGCGGGGTATCTCGGGCCGGGGATGTTGGACGGCGCGGCGGCGGGCGAGGTGTTCACCTCGCCGACCGCCGACGAGGTGAGCGAGATGGTACAGGCCTGTGACGGCGGCGAGGGCGTCCTCATGGTCATCAAGAACTACGAGGGCGACGTGATGAACTTCGAGACGGCGGGGGAGCTAGCCGAGATGGAATCCGACGTTGACGTCGCCAAAGTCGTCGTCAACGACGACGTGGCGGTCGAGGATTCGCTGTACACCTCCGGACGGCGCGGCGTCTGTGGTACCATTTTCGTCCACAAGGTCGCGGGCGCGATGGCCGACGAGGGCGGCGATTTGGACGACGTACAACGCGTCGCCCAGAAGGTCATCGACAACGTGGCGACGATGGGCACCGCGCTGACCTCCTGTATCACGCCGGAAAAGGGCGAACCGACGTTCGACCTCGGCGAGGACGAAATCGAACTCGGCATCGGGATTCACGGCGAACCGGGCGTCGAACGCGTCGAGATGATGTCCGCGGACGAGATAACGGAGCGACTGACCGAAAACGTCCTCGACGACCTCGACCCCGACGAGGGTGCCGAAGTCGCTACCATCGTCAACGGGATGGGCGGGACGCCGCTGTCGGAACTGTACATCGTGAACCGAAAGCTCCAGTCGATGTTGGACGACCGGGGACTGGAGACGTGGGACGCGTGGGTCGGCGACTACATGACCTCGCTCGACATGCAGGGCTGTTCCGTGACGGTGCTGGTGCTGGACGACGAGTTGAAGGAGTTGCTGGCGCATCCGGTGGAGACGCCCGCGCTGACGGTGACGTAGAACGGGTCGTTTTCGTCGGGAGGGTCGCAAACCGCCCTCACTCATCCGTCCCCGAGCGAAGCTTTACCCCATCTCGCCGCGTGCTACCAGCAAGCAATGGCTGACACAGCAACGGAGCGGGAGGCGGTGCGTTCCGCAATCGAGCGCGTCGCGGCGCGGATGGAAGAAGAAAAGGAGTACTTGACCGACCTCGACTCGGCCATCGGTGACGCCGACCACGGCGCGAACATGGACCGCGGGTTTCAGGCCGTCCTCGAAAAGACGGACGGGATGGACGACGCCGACGCCGCCGAACTCGTGAAAACGGTCGGCGTGACGCTCATCTCGGAGGTCGGCGGGGCCGCCGGACCGCTATACGGCGGGTCGTTCATGAGCGCCAGCGCGGAGTTAGGAGACGGCATCACGGCCGAATCGACGGTGGCCTTCGCCGAGGCGTTCCTGGATAAAGTGCAGGACAGGGGCGACGCGCCGGTCGGCGCGAAGACGATGGTTGACGCGCTGACGCCCGCCGTCCACACCTACAAGAAGTCCATCGAGGAAGACGACCTCGAACCCGTCGAGGCGCTGACGAAGGCCGTCGATGCGTGCCAACGCGGCGTGAACTTCACGACGCCCATCCGGGCGAAGAAGGGCCGAGCGTCGTACTTGGGGTGGCGGTCGGTCGGCCATCAGGACCCCGGCGCGACGAGCACCCTGTGCATCGTCGAGGAACTGCAGGAGACGGCGGTCGAGTACCTCGGCGACGGGAGTCTCGAAGCGGATGCGACGTCGCCGACGGTGCCGGACGAGGAACCGACGCCCGGCGACGGCGGACCGGAGGGGGTCTGAATGGTCGGCCTCGTCGTCGTCTCCCACAGCGAACGCGCCGCGGAAGGAATTCGAGAGGTCGCGGCCGAGATGGCGGGCGACGTATCCATCGAGGCGGTCGGGGGCGACCCGGACGGCGGCCTCGGAACGAGCACGCCGGTGATTCAGGAGGCGTTGGACGCGCTCGCCGACGAGAAGGGCGTCGTCGTCCTCGTCGATTTGGGAAGCGCGGTGATGAACACGGAACTCGCCATCGAGATGGCCGACGTGGAGGCCGAAATCGCCGACGCACCGATTCTCGAAGGCGCGGTCAACGCGGCGGTCGCGGCCACGAGTCCGAAGGCGACCGTCGAATCCGTACTCGAAGCGGCGGAAGAAGCGGCGGAGATTTCGAAGCTGTAAGTCGCCGACGGGGACGCCCTCGACCGTGTTTCGGTCGATTACGGCTCGGCGGCGTACCGGGCCTGCACCCGTTCGATGGCGTCCCGGCCGAAACTCGTGACGACCGAGAGCAGTCCGACCCCGACGGCCGCCCAGCCGAGGTAGCCGATAAGGTCGAAGGCGAGTCCGGAGTCCCAGCCGTATTCGAGGGAGACGTACGTCCGAACGGTCAGCGTGGAGAGCGCGAGGAGGACGACGATGAGGGTGAGCAACTGCCGAACCCTCCGTCGATGTTTGCGGGGCTGCATACGCCTTCGTGATTCGGGACGAACAATAAAGGTTGAGAAATCGACCAGTTTCGAGAGCGGCGCAGTCAGGCGATACGCATCTATTTACGCCGAACTCTCAGCCGAGAGCAGCCGACGGACTTCCGCCCGCGTTTCGGCGTCGAGGATTCGTTCGGCGTGCTCGCGCGCGTCGTCGGCATCGACCTCGCGGACGTTCGCCTTCACGTCGGGAACCGTGATGGCGCTCATGCTCAACTCGTCCAGTCCCAAGCCGACGAGCAGTTCCGTCAGGTCGGGGTCGCCGGCCATCTCGCCGCACATGCCGACCCACGCGTCTCCGTCGTGGCCCGCCGTCACCGTCCGGCGAATAGCGCGGAGGACGGCGGGGTACAGCGGGTCGTGGAGATCCGCGGTCCGGTCGTTCTCACGCGATGCGGCCATCACGTACTGCGTGAGGTCGTTCGTGCCGATGCTGAGGAACGACACCCGTTTTGCGAGGGCTTCGGCCGCGAACACGGACCCCGGCGTCTCTATCATCACGCCGAGTTCGGGAATCGCGTAGTCGATGCCCTCGGCGGCCAGTTCCTCGGCGACGGATTCGACGCGGGAAAGCGCGGCGTCCAGTTCCTCGACGGTGGCGACGAGGGGGAACATCACGGCGAGGGAGCCGTCCGCGTCCTCGTCGTCACCGGCGGCCCGGAGCAGGGCGCGCAACTGGGTGTCGAACAGGTTCGAATCGGAAGCGAGCGAGCGTCGAATCCCGCGCACGCCGAGGAAGGGGTTCTCCTCGGCGTGCGCGTCGAGGTACGGGATGGGTTTGTCGCCGCCGACGTCGAGCGTTCGGACGACGACCCGCTCGCCGGGAAACGCGGTCAGCGCCGCGGTGTAGGCTTCGTACTGCTCTTGCTCGTCCGGGGGAGCGTCGCGGTCGAGGAACAGGAACTCGGTTCGAAAGAGACCGATGCCGTCGGCTCCCTGCTCCGCGGCCGCGTCGAGTTCCGCGAGCGTCCCGACGTTCGCCGCGACTTCGATTTCGCGTCCGTCCGCCGTCGAGACGTGCTCTGCGACGACGGACGCCTCCGCGTCCGAAATCCGACTCCGGGCGTCGTCGTCGGGGTCGATGACGACCGTTCCGTCCTCGCCGTCAACCAGCAGTTCCCGCCCGTCGCCGACTTGGGCGAGTTCATCGCCGACGCCGACCACGGCGGGAATGCCGAGCGACCGGGCGAAAATCGCGGCGTGCGACGTTCGACCGCCGAAGATGGTTGCGAATCCGGCGAGTACGTCGGGGTCGAGCTGTGCCGTGTCGCTCGGCGTGAGTCGTTCGGCGACGAGAATCGAGCCGTTGGGAAGGTCGCCGAGGTCGGTACGGTCGCCGTCCGTCACGAGTCGAAGCAGTCGGTCGCGCACGTCGCGGAGGTCGTCCGCCCGCTCCGCCATCGACCCCTCCAAGTTCTCGAAGCGGGCGATGGGGTCCTCGAACGCCCGTCGAATCGCGTGCGGCGCGGGGAGGCCGTTCTCGATGGCGGCCTCGATGCCGCCGGTTATCTCCGGGTCGTCCAGAAACGCCCGGTGTGCGTCGAAGATTTCGGCCTCGTCCTCGCCGAGGCGGTCGCGCGTTCGTTCCCGCTCCCGTTCGAGTTCCTCGTGGGCGGCTTCCTGGGCCGATTCGAACACCGCGAGTTCCTCCTCGGGGTCGACGGTCGTCGGGTCGGGCGGGTCGCCCAAGTCGGTCGTCCCGCGATACCAGACGACCCGGCCGACGCCGGCGCGCGGCGTCACCCCTGTTCCCGAAAGTTCGGTCGTCACGATTCTTCGTCCTCCGGGGTCGTGAGAACGTCCGCCAGCGCGTCGAGGGCCTCCTCGGCGTCGTCGCCCTCCGCGACGAGGTGAACGTCGTCGTCCTTCCGCGCGTTGAGCGTCGTAACCGACAACATGCTTCGGGCATCCACCGGGTCGCCGTCCACGAGAGAGACGGTACAGTCGGCGTCGAACTCGTTCGCGGTCGTGACGAACCGCGCGGCTGGTCGGGCGTGCAGTCCGGCCTCCGGGACGATGGTGACGGTACGTTCCATCCGGCTCATTGCCGACAATTGGAGCGGAACCCGCTTCATGCTATCGCCGCCGTCATTTCTGTCATCAACGCCATTTCCGCAACCCCCACTGTGCACGGGTGTAGCCGAGCGCGAACAACACGGTGCCGACCAGCATCAGCGACCCGCCGAGCAGCGGTTCGTGAACCGACGTTCCGGGCGCGGAGATGGCGACGAGCGCCAGCCCGGACGCGAGGACCGCCAGTCCCACGAGACTCACCGGGTCAAGGAACACCAGTCTGAGGTAGGCACCCGTCGAACGCTCCGGGTCGTCCGAAGTCGTCACGGCGGCCGTCTAGCTCCCTCCCGCCGGGCGTTCCTGTTCCTCGTCGTGGACCGCCGGTTCCTCCGGTTCTATATCCTCGGCTTCCAGCCTGATGACGTACCGACGCGTCAGGAAGTCGTAGAGGCCGCCGCCGATGATGCCGCCGACGATGGTCGAGACGGACGGGAGCCACCAGCCGCCGCGCGGTCCGGGGAAGGCGACGCTCCCCCACCCGGCGAGATAGCCCAGAATCCGCGGACCGAGGTCGCGGGCGGGGTTCAACGCCGCCATGCTGATGGGCGCTTCGTACTGGACGAGCGCTGCGACGGTCAGCCCGATGAGGAACGCCGCGATGCCGGGCGACGCCCGCGTTCCCATCGGATTGTCGTCGTCCACCAGCGCGAAGATGACGCCGACGAGGATGGCCGTGATGACCACCTCGCTGAAGAACGCTTGCGGGAACGAGACGAGGAAGGCGGCTTCCTTCAGCGTGTTGAAGTCGCCAACCTTCACGCCCGCGAACGCCGGATTCGGGAAGAACGTCCAGAGGGTCATCCCCGTTATCGAACTGCCGGGCTGGCCGCGGACGACGTTGTTCGCCTGACTGAACTGCTGGTAGTAGCCCGACCACGTGACGAGCAGGGTTCCGGCCGCCAGAAACGCCCCCACGATTTGGGAGACGATGTAGCCCGGAACGTGCTTCCACGGGAAGTCGCGCCAAACGGCGTTCGCAATCGTCACCGCGGGGTTGATGTGACCCTCCGAGACGCCGCCGACCCAGTAGACGGCGAACATCACGGCGAATCCCCACAGGACGGCCACGCCGAACAGGTCGAATCCGCCCGTCAACACCGAGACGACGACCGCACCGTCGCCGAGGAGGATGAGGATGAACGTGCCGACGAGTTCGTTGACGTACTTCGCACCCCAATATTCCTCCATCTCTCCGCCGTCGGTGGCGACTTCTCCGCCGTCGGTGGGGATTTCACTATCGCCGGAAACGGCCTCGACGTCCTCGGTTTCCGCGTCGCTCGTCATCTCAGGCACCCCCCTCGCGCGCCCAACCGAGGGAGCGCTCGACGGCATCCTCCCAGCGGTCGTACATCTCGTCGGCCTCGGCTTCCGACATCTTCGGCTCGAACTCGCGGTCCACCTGCCAGTTCGTTCGGAGATCGTCCGTCGAGTCCCAGTAGCCGACGGCGAGTCCGGCGGCGTAGGCAGACCCGAGCGCCGTCGTCTCGTCCACCACGGGGCGAACGATGTCCGCCCCTAGAATATCGGCCTGCAACTGACAGAGGAAGTTGTTCTTCACCGCGCCGCCGTCGACTTTCAACGACTCGATGTCGATGCCGCTGTCGGCCTCCATCGCCTCGGCCACGTCGCGGGTCTGGTAGGCGATGGCTTCGAGCGTCGCCCGAACGACGTGTTCCTTTCGCGTTCCGCGGGTCATCCCGACGAGGGTGCCGCGGGCGCGCTGGTTCCAGTGGGGCGCACCGAGGCCCGTGAACGCCGGAACCATGTACACGCCGTCCGTCGAATCGACGCTTCGAGCCATCGACTCTGTGGCCGCCGCGTCGTCGATGAAGCCGACGTCCGGGAGCCACTCGATGGCCGCGCCGGTGACGAAGATGGAGCCTTCGAGCGC carries:
- a CDS encoding aldo/keto reductase, with the translated sequence MTLENESDTFDIGGELTVNRLGYGAMRLTGEDIIGRPDDEEEARRVLHEVVSTGTNFIDTADSYGPAVSERLIGEALHPYPSDLVVATKGGLWRDDRDGSWPKCGEPGYIRNAILGSLDRLKVDTIDLYQYHRPDPDVPFEDAVNTFAELKDEGKVRHVGLSNVSVEQLEEARDIVDIATVQNRYNVGNREHEDVLEACEEYDIGFIPWFPLGAGDLGDKADVLDDIAADHGASDRQIALAWLLHHSPVTLPIPGTSSVDHLHENVAASHIDLTDDEMAHLD
- the dhaL gene encoding dihydroxyacetone kinase subunit DhaL, with translation MADTATEREAVRSAIERVAARMEEEKEYLTDLDSAIGDADHGANMDRGFQAVLEKTDGMDDADAAELVKTVGVTLISEVGGAAGPLYGGSFMSASAELGDGITAESTVAFAEAFLDKVQDRGDAPVGAKTMVDALTPAVHTYKKSIEEDDLEPVEALTKAVDACQRGVNFTTPIRAKKGRASYLGWRSVGHQDPGATSTLCIVEELQETAVEYLGDGSLEADATSPTVPDEEPTPGDGGPEGV
- the dhaK gene encoding dihydroxyacetone kinase subunit DhaK, with translation MKKLINEPSAVVDEMLDGMVAAHPDEVRRLEDSNVLVRRDAPVEGKVAVVSGGGSGHEPTHAGYLGPGMLDGAAAGEVFTSPTADEVSEMVQACDGGEGVLMVIKNYEGDVMNFETAGELAEMESDVDVAKVVVNDDVAVEDSLYTSGRRGVCGTIFVHKVAGAMADEGGDLDDVQRVAQKVIDNVATMGTALTSCITPEKGEPTFDLGEDEIELGIGIHGEPGVERVEMMSADEITERLTENVLDDLDPDEGAEVATIVNGMGGTPLSELYIVNRKLQSMLDDRGLETWDAWVGDYMTSLDMQGCSVTVLVLDDELKELLAHPVETPALTVT
- a CDS encoding DUF6789 family protein, whose translation is MSQEVAGFDDDSGLPPAVVEGIQTFKAGVVSTAVMLFIFLVSEAETDFNLGVPAAIAKFVGMDGEPYLGFAVFVVAGVVVWPLLFAAIEDRFKAIPGGDDIGVRGILFALLLWVAFLGLGSAGLQLEGAFFFLYIVFSLLAHLAYGYSLGVFYGRFTR
- the dhaM gene encoding dihydroxyacetone kinase phosphoryl donor subunit DhaM, producing MVGLVVVSHSERAAEGIREVAAEMAGDVSIEAVGGDPDGGLGTSTPVIQEALDALADEKGVVVLVDLGSAVMNTELAIEMADVEAEIADAPILEGAVNAAVAATSPKATVESVLEAAEEAAEISKL
- a CDS encoding protein kinase domain-containing protein; translation: MARFDSDEREVRVRQERERAPVHSARDVSDLIVSLGADDAKRRASAAWTLAEVAANDPERVPVPDLTQAITDDDQWVRRGATWALAEVAQADPRSVKPTMEHVSDLVEDGDPLVRENAVVAVAGVVEEYPRTAEPVFDSLLELRDEGNGTIRRYATEALQHISNALSGATLDGDPVVISVADPDVAALFPPGANVVQFGTADTESGKLRIDPASAIDEDPTPHQTSQRTVGSGSGPPSPDDIESPRSLPVEYEDFEKLRSVGRSPLVTAHHARAATPREQHAMTTLFTLRSDRREEPLVESFFDAIDRWEAIDDHDHVLTVRALGDEPPWVATEFTGGGTLADHFDAGLDASLWFAHSIVRTVSHAHAVGVVHGGLCPPSIRFTRTFGSTWPVPKVGDWGLADVMTEFDLSPVPPTYATPEHLDPESFGGIDHSTDVYGLGAVLYALFTGDAPVAGDPHLVVKRVTADDPPTPTDVNPDLPTELDGLLERALAKRKPNRYETVDDVRVALEHVIDATSPELMGRIY
- a CDS encoding cbb3-type cytochrome c oxidase subunit I produces the protein MNLLGEAAAGVGLGLTLVAAALLLARSINIKEAIKPKQTPKTDGGYVSGFPAGYGKPTGLVRWLTTVDHKDIGLLYLLFGSVAFFWGGMDAMMIRTELFTPEVDVWNATTYNGLFTMHGLTMLFFFATPILFGFANYFLPLLIGADDMAFPRINAIAFWLLPAAFLLVRFGLISDIFGNVIQPVLGNAAAEPFFRLEPPTTGWTMYTPLSSQQTNPMINVMLLGLHLSGLSTTMGAINIIATTFTQKEVEWAELDIFSWTLLTMSGLILFAFPLLGSAIIMLLFDRVFSTTFFALSGGGPLLWQNLFWFFGHPEVYILVLPPMGLISLILPRFAGRKLFGFKFVVYSTLAIGVLSFGVWAHHMFTTGMDPRLRASFMAVSLAIAVPSAVKVFNWISTMWNGNIRLTAPMLFCIGSIATFIIGGVTGVFLASIPIDLMLHDTYYVVGHFHLIIMGLIPFAMFAAVYYWFPIFTGRMYNQFLAKVHFWITFVGVMLTFNTIIVLGMMGLPRRYASYPPQFAFLQQVATVGAFIIALGTLVWVWNMLQSYRNGPIVTDADVWNLKEYGFFSREWQWFEERLE
- a CDS encoding universal stress protein, which gives rise to MTRIVAGTDSAETSEKLCDYLESRLTEADEVHVLNSLHGGNDEEMVEQGREALSVFEDRLGETFDVETEQNTNASDPAHDLLTAADETDADEIALGLTQKRSPAQKVLFGSNTQSVLMQTRHPVVGVPLRKSR